The following proteins are co-located in the Nonlabens ponticola genome:
- a CDS encoding CNNM domain-containing protein, with amino-acid sequence MGLLILYAVVSIFFSFMCSILEAVLLSITPTFIKMKTQEGASYTDALTELKEDVDKPLIAILTLNTLAHTVGAILVGVQAESMVADGYQAYVLGIPLVGVVSGIMTVLILVVSEIIPKTIGATYWQGLAGISTRILVGMVAVLKYTGILWVLQLTTRAIGKSAHMNTMTREEFVAITETAEQEGVFEPTEGQYIKSLMNFNKIEVKDIMTPRSVMFMAQQSMAIKDFFEANQELRFSRIPIFGKNRDDITGYVLKDAILADIIHDKPAETLEDLRREIAMVRADLPITQLFDQMIASKEHIALVLDDYGSVQGLATMEDVIETMLGLEIMDESDNVEDMQLLARKNWEKRSKVLGLETLGTDAENPEEDSKK; translated from the coding sequence ATGGGATTACTTATCCTTTACGCAGTAGTATCGATTTTTTTCTCGTTTATGTGTTCCATACTCGAGGCCGTTCTACTTTCCATCACGCCTACTTTTATCAAGATGAAAACGCAGGAAGGCGCCTCTTATACAGATGCGCTGACTGAGCTCAAGGAAGACGTTGACAAACCGCTAATTGCCATCTTGACACTCAATACACTGGCGCACACCGTTGGTGCGATTCTCGTTGGTGTACAGGCAGAAAGTATGGTGGCGGACGGCTACCAAGCCTACGTTCTAGGCATACCGCTAGTCGGTGTGGTGTCTGGTATCATGACCGTGCTGATTCTTGTCGTCAGTGAGATTATTCCTAAAACCATAGGTGCTACCTACTGGCAAGGACTTGCTGGTATCTCGACCAGGATTTTGGTGGGTATGGTTGCGGTTCTCAAATACACAGGAATTTTATGGGTATTACAATTGACCACTAGAGCTATTGGTAAAAGTGCGCACATGAATACCATGACCCGTGAGGAATTTGTGGCTATCACAGAAACTGCCGAGCAAGAAGGTGTCTTTGAACCTACTGAAGGTCAATACATCAAAAGCCTCATGAACTTCAACAAGATCGAGGTCAAGGACATTATGACGCCACGATCTGTGATGTTTATGGCGCAGCAATCCATGGCGATCAAAGACTTTTTTGAAGCCAATCAAGAATTGCGTTTTTCTCGTATTCCCATTTTCGGAAAGAACCGTGATGACATCACAGGATATGTCCTCAAGGATGCTATTCTAGCAGACATTATTCACGACAAACCTGCCGAAACACTAGAAGATCTACGACGTGAAATCGCCATGGTACGTGCCGACTTGCCCATCACGCAACTATTTGACCAGATGATTGCTAGCAAGGAACACATCGCGCTGGTACTTGATGATTACGGTAGTGTTCAAGGCCTAGCCACTATGGAAGACGTGATCGAGACCATGCTAGGTCTAGAGATCATGGACGAAAGCGATAATGTAGAAGATATGCAGCTACTCGCCCGTAAAAACTGGGAGAAACGAAGTAAAGTCCTAGGCTTAGAAACCTTGGGTACCGATGCTGAAAATCCTGAGGAAGATTCTAAAAAGTAG
- a CDS encoding SDR family oxidoreductase has translation MSDFKGKTVVVTGGTSGIGKATAKAFLDKGATVIITSRKQENIDSTVQELGGDIKGFVSDAGKWEDLQSFGTHLGKHTDHVDVLFVNAGFGKFTSLAEASEEAFDSQFNALVKGGYFTTQKTLPFLKKGSSIIFNTSVVTDMAMQGASIYGAAKSAVKYFTSSFANEFKEQGIRVNAVSPGPIGTNFFNEAGVPEEQQQQMAEGILNMVPMNRFGEPSEIAKTVLFLASDDASYITGHEIQVDGGMVQV, from the coding sequence ATGAGTGATTTTAAAGGAAAAACAGTAGTAGTTACCGGTGGTACCAGCGGTATAGGTAAAGCAACTGCCAAGGCGTTTCTTGACAAAGGCGCAACGGTAATTATTACCAGCCGTAAGCAGGAAAACATCGACAGCACCGTTCAAGAACTAGGTGGCGACATCAAAGGTTTTGTGAGTGACGCTGGAAAGTGGGAAGACTTGCAGTCTTTTGGTACACATCTAGGAAAACATACAGATCATGTGGATGTTTTATTTGTAAACGCAGGTTTTGGTAAGTTCACTTCGCTTGCTGAGGCTAGCGAGGAAGCTTTTGATAGCCAATTCAATGCTCTTGTAAAAGGTGGTTATTTTACCACGCAAAAGACGCTACCTTTTTTGAAAAAAGGCAGTTCAATCATTTTTAACACGAGTGTGGTAACTGATATGGCGATGCAAGGTGCCAGTATATATGGTGCTGCCAAAAGTGCCGTTAAATACTTTACCAGCAGTTTTGCTAATGAGTTTAAAGAGCAGGGCATCAGAGTTAATGCGGTAAGTCCAGGCCCGATTGGAACCAACTTCTTCAATGAAGCTGGTGTTCCTGAAGAGCAACAACAACAAATGGCAGAAGGTATCTTAAACATGGTACCGATGAACCGTTTTGGTGAGCCGTCTGAAATAGCCAAAACCGTTTTGTTCCTAGCCAGCGACGACGCCAGTTACATCACAGGCCACGAGATCCAAGTAGATGGTGGTATGGTGCAAGTGTAG
- a CDS encoding TetR/AcrR family transcriptional regulator, whose amino-acid sequence MPRVETFNREQVLEAAMQTFWAHGYQATSMQQLVDATGLNRSSLYNSFGDKMDLYKASLKHYMNGTQQQFTAAIEQAAHPLEAIRNIFYMFLPEIQTDSRGCMSMSCKSELNADVSIKAFLENTQEQSLLMFEKLVRDGQESGVINKDKSSREYAWHVFNAFQGYRMTGILVKDINVLKGIIDLNLSVLE is encoded by the coding sequence ATGCCTAGAGTAGAAACATTCAATCGTGAACAAGTACTAGAAGCTGCCATGCAGACTTTCTGGGCTCATGGTTATCAGGCTACCAGCATGCAGCAATTGGTTGATGCGACTGGTCTTAATCGCAGTAGTTTATATAACAGCTTTGGCGACAAGATGGATTTGTATAAGGCGTCGCTCAAACATTACATGAACGGGACGCAACAACAGTTTACGGCCGCGATTGAACAAGCTGCCCATCCGCTAGAAGCGATACGCAACATATTTTACATGTTTTTACCAGAGATTCAGACCGATTCTCGTGGCTGTATGAGCATGAGCTGTAAGTCAGAATTAAATGCGGACGTATCCATCAAAGCGTTTCTTGAGAACACCCAAGAGCAATCGCTGCTCATGTTTGAGAAACTAGTGAGAGATGGTCAGGAATCTGGCGTGATTAATAAAGACAAGAGCAGTCGTGAATATGCGTGGCATGTGTTCAATGCTTTTCAAGGCTATCGCATGACGGGAATTTTAGTTAAAGACATCAACGTATTGAAAGGAATCATCGATTTGAACCTTTCGGTTTTAGAGTAA